From one Desulfuromonas thiophila genomic stretch:
- the lysS gene encoding lysine--tRNA ligase: MEELNEQVAQRLAKAEQLRDEGINPYANDFRVEHLAAEVQQRHAEDDGAALEQADLSYVLAGRVMARRDFGKAAFVQLQDRSGRLQIYLAKNQLGEAGFALYQRLDIGDIIGVVGVPFRTKTGELSLRVDQLRLLTKALQPLPEKWHGLTDVETRYRQRYLDLIVNPQVKEVFRKRSQIIGLIRSFMQQRDFLEVETPMMQPLAGGATARPFVTHHNTLKMDLFLRIAPELYLKRLVVGGFERVFEINRNFRNEGISIQHNPEFTMMEFYQAYATYHDLMDLTEELICQVARQVCGGLVIPYGGKTVDLTPPWDRLTVKEAILKYGDIRAAELDDPATALAYARRLGLELAEPIGYGKLLTELFDAVAEPRLWQPTFITEYPTEVSPLSRKNDQRPEVVDRFELFIVGRELANAFSELNDPLDQKARFLKQLEEKEAGDEEAHAMDEDYIRALEYGLPPTAGEGIGIDRLVMLLTDSPSIRDVILFPQLRRELR, translated from the coding sequence ATGGAAGAACTCAACGAACAGGTAGCCCAGCGGCTGGCCAAGGCCGAGCAATTGCGGGACGAGGGAATCAACCCCTACGCCAACGATTTCAGGGTCGAACATCTGGCTGCCGAGGTGCAGCAACGCCATGCCGAGGATGACGGCGCGGCGCTGGAGCAGGCTGACCTGTCCTATGTGCTGGCTGGCCGCGTCATGGCGCGGCGTGATTTCGGCAAGGCCGCTTTTGTGCAGTTGCAGGACCGCAGTGGCCGACTGCAGATCTATCTGGCCAAAAACCAGCTGGGTGAAGCCGGTTTTGCCCTGTACCAGCGTCTCGATATCGGTGACATCATCGGTGTGGTTGGCGTGCCGTTCCGTACCAAGACCGGCGAATTGTCGCTGCGGGTCGATCAGCTGCGGCTGCTGACCAAGGCGCTGCAGCCACTGCCGGAAAAATGGCACGGTCTGACCGATGTCGAAACCCGCTATCGCCAGCGCTATCTCGATCTGATCGTCAATCCGCAGGTCAAGGAGGTGTTCCGCAAGCGCAGCCAGATCATCGGCCTGATCCGCAGCTTCATGCAGCAGCGCGATTTTCTGGAGGTGGAAACACCGATGATGCAGCCGCTGGCCGGCGGCGCCACGGCACGGCCCTTCGTTACCCACCACAACACCCTGAAGATGGATCTGTTCCTGCGCATCGCGCCGGAGCTGTATCTCAAGCGGCTGGTGGTGGGCGGTTTCGAGCGGGTGTTTGAAATCAATCGCAACTTCCGCAATGAGGGCATCTCCATCCAGCATAACCCTGAATTTACCATGATGGAGTTTTATCAGGCCTACGCTACCTACCATGATCTGATGGACCTGACCGAAGAGTTGATCTGTCAGGTGGCCCGCCAGGTCTGTGGCGGGCTGGTGATTCCCTATGGCGGCAAGACGGTCGATTTGACCCCGCCCTGGGATCGGCTGACGGTCAAGGAAGCCATCCTCAAATATGGCGATATCCGTGCCGCTGAGCTGGATGACCCGGCAACGGCGCTGGCCTACGCCCGTCGGCTGGGGCTGGAGCTTGCCGAGCCCATCGGATATGGCAAGCTGCTGACTGAACTGTTTGACGCCGTGGCCGAACCCCGGCTGTGGCAGCCGACCTTCATTACCGAATACCCGACGGAGGTGTCGCCGCTGTCGCGCAAAAACGACCAGCGGCCGGAGGTGGTCGACCGCTTCGAACTGTTCATTGTCGGCCGCGAGCTGGCCAACGCCTTTTCCGAACTTAACGATCCGCTGGACCAGAAGGCCCGTTTTCTCAAGCAGCTGGAGGAAAAGGAGGCCGGTGACGAAGAGGCTCACGCCATGGACGAGGATTACATTCGCGCACTGGAATACGGTCTGCCGCCGACGGCGGGAGAGGGTATCGGCATCGACCGGCTGGTCATGCTGTTGACCGACAGCCCGTCGATCCGCGATGTCATTCTGTTCCCGCAATTGCGGCGGGAGCTGCGTTGA